One part of the Methylobacterium mesophilicum SR1.6/6 genome encodes these proteins:
- the mobB gene encoding molybdopterin-guanine dinucleotide biosynthesis protein B produces MRVIGLAGWSGAGKTSLLVRAIPLLVARGVKVATLKHAHHDFDTDWPGKDSYEHRRAGASEVLVSSGRRWAQVHELRDEREATLSQLLRRISPCDLVVVEGYKREPIPKIEVHRADNGRPPIHPLDATVVGIASDVAFPASGIPVVDLNDAEAVTGLMLDVAVSFEDVLGRL; encoded by the coding sequence ATGCGCGTAATCGGACTTGCCGGGTGGAGCGGGGCCGGCAAGACCAGCCTGCTGGTCCGGGCCATCCCCCTGCTCGTCGCCCGCGGGGTGAAGGTGGCGACCCTCAAGCACGCCCACCACGACTTCGACACGGACTGGCCCGGGAAGGACTCCTACGAGCACCGCAGGGCGGGGGCGAGCGAGGTCCTGGTCTCGTCGGGCCGGCGTTGGGCCCAGGTCCACGAGCTGCGCGACGAGCGGGAGGCGACCCTCAGTCAGCTCCTGCGGCGGATCAGCCCCTGCGACCTCGTCGTCGTGGAAGGGTACAAGCGGGAGCCGATCCCCAAGATCGAGGTCCACCGCGCCGACAACGGCCGCCCGCCCATCCATCCTCTGGACGCCACCGTCGTGGGCATCGCGAGCGACGTCGCATTTCCGGCCTCGGGCATTCCCGTCGTAGATCTGAACGACGCGGAGGCGGTGACGGGGCTGATGCTCGACGTGGCCGTTTCCTTCGAAGACGTCCTCGGGAGGCTCTAG
- a CDS encoding NAD(P)H-dependent oxidoreductase subunit E has translation MSEAPGTVRTFSHPGRGRNKARSVPKGRQVEPRAKVEIEELLGSRPRQRDLLIEHLHLIQDTYGQISAEHLAALADEMALAFAEVFETATFYAHFDVVKEGDASIPRLTVRVCDSITCAMFGADELLETLQRELASDAVRVVRAPCVGLCDHAPAVEVGHNFLHKADLASVRAAVEAGDTHAHIPDYVDYEAYRAAGGYATLDRLRSGDLPVDDVLTVLDDGGLRGLGGAGFPTGRKWRSVRGEPGPRLMAVNGDEGEPGTFKDQLYLNTDPHRFLEGMLIGAHVVEAPEVYIYLRDEYPISREILTREIAKLPAGGPRIHLRRGAGAYICGEESSLIESLEGKRGLPRHKPPFPFQVGLFNRPTLINNIETLFWVRDLIERGGAWWKSHGRNDRVGLRSYSVSGRVKEPGVKLAPSGLTIQELIDEYCGGMAEGHTFAAYLPGGASGGILPASMNDIPLDFGTLEKYGCFIGSAAVVVLSHRDDVRGAALNLMKFFEDESCGQCTPCRSGTQKARILMEQGVWDTELLGELSQCMRDASICGLGQAASNPLSSVIKYFPDLFPAPHAAAAE, from the coding sequence ATGAGTGAGGCACCGGGGACAGTCAGGACCTTCTCGCATCCCGGCCGGGGGCGGAACAAGGCGCGCAGCGTCCCCAAGGGGCGCCAGGTCGAGCCGCGGGCGAAGGTCGAGATCGAGGAGCTTCTCGGCTCGCGCCCGCGCCAGCGCGACCTGCTCATCGAGCACCTCCACCTGATCCAGGACACCTACGGCCAGATCAGCGCCGAGCACCTGGCGGCGCTGGCCGACGAGATGGCGCTGGCCTTCGCCGAGGTGTTCGAGACCGCGACCTTCTACGCGCATTTCGACGTCGTGAAGGAGGGCGACGCCTCCATCCCGCGGCTGACCGTCCGGGTCTGCGACAGCATCACCTGCGCGATGTTCGGCGCCGACGAGCTGCTGGAGACGCTCCAGCGGGAGCTCGCCTCCGACGCCGTCCGCGTCGTGCGCGCGCCCTGCGTCGGCCTGTGCGACCACGCGCCCGCCGTCGAGGTCGGGCACAACTTCCTGCACAAGGCCGACCTCGCCTCCGTGCGGGCCGCGGTCGAGGCCGGCGACACGCACGCCCACATCCCGGACTACGTCGACTACGAGGCGTATCGGGCCGCCGGCGGGTACGCGACCCTCGACCGGCTCCGCAGCGGCGACCTCCCGGTCGACGACGTCCTGACGGTGCTCGACGACGGCGGCCTGCGCGGCCTCGGCGGCGCGGGCTTCCCGACGGGGCGCAAGTGGCGCTCGGTGCGCGGCGAGCCCGGGCCCCGGCTGATGGCGGTCAACGGGGACGAGGGCGAGCCCGGCACCTTCAAGGACCAGCTCTACCTCAACACCGACCCGCACCGCTTCCTCGAAGGCATGCTGATCGGCGCCCACGTCGTCGAGGCGCCCGAGGTCTACATCTACCTGCGCGACGAGTATCCCATCTCCCGCGAGATCCTGACGCGCGAGATCGCGAAGCTCCCCGCGGGCGGCCCGCGCATCCATCTGCGCCGCGGCGCCGGCGCCTATATCTGCGGCGAGGAATCCTCGCTGATCGAGTCCCTTGAGGGCAAGCGCGGGCTGCCGCGGCACAAGCCGCCGTTCCCGTTCCAGGTCGGCCTGTTCAACCGTCCGACGCTGATCAACAACATTGAGACGCTGTTCTGGGTCCGCGACCTGATCGAGCGGGGCGGCGCGTGGTGGAAGAGCCACGGCCGCAACGACCGCGTCGGCCTGCGCTCGTACTCGGTCTCGGGACGCGTGAAGGAGCCGGGCGTGAAGCTCGCCCCGTCCGGCCTCACCATCCAGGAACTGATCGACGAGTATTGCGGCGGCATGGCGGAGGGCCACACCTTCGCGGCCTACCTGCCGGGCGGCGCGTCGGGCGGCATCCTGCCGGCGTCGATGAACGACATCCCGCTCGATTTCGGGACGCTGGAGAAGTACGGCTGCTTCATCGGCTCCGCCGCCGTGGTGGTCCTGTCGCACCGGGACGATGTGCGCGGCGCCGCGTTGAACCTGATGAAGTTCTTCGAGGACGAGAGCTGCGGGCAGTGCACCCCCTGCCGTTCGGGGACCCAGAAGGCCCGTATCCTGATGGAGCAGGGCGTCTGGGACACCGAGCTCCTTGGCGAGTTGTCCCAGTGCATGCGGGACGCCTCGATCTGCGGCCTCGGCCAGGCCGCCTCGAACCCCCTCAGCAGCGTCATCAAGTACTTCCCGGACCTGTTCCCCGCGCCACACGCCGCGGCGGCCGAGTGA
- a CDS encoding avidin/streptavidin family protein — MGEAVSGTYTAADPGLAQTHRSRILVGTAEGDIIGFVTSTSSPQEITAWTGRLVRADEKTAAAIHAVFHAVERCSQPKAAEGHIALETTIFSKVENT; from the coding sequence ATGGGCGAGGCCGTGTCCGGGACCTACACCGCCGCCGATCCCGGCCTCGCGCAGACGCATCGAAGCCGCATCCTGGTCGGCACGGCCGAGGGTGACATCATCGGCTTCGTGACCAGCACGTCGTCGCCACAGGAAATCACGGCCTGGACCGGGCGCCTCGTCCGCGCCGACGAGAAAACGGCCGCGGCGATCCACGCGGTGTTTCACGCCGTCGAACGGTGTTCGCAGCCGAAGGCCGCGGAGGGCCACATCGCGCTCGAGACGACCATCTTCTCGAAGGTCGAGAACACCTGA
- a CDS encoding molybdopterin molybdotransferase MoeA, with the protein MAQLSDDCFAFGGPLMTIEDAHALFGERLVAVVGTEDVPVSDADGRILAEDCVAPIDVPPFPNSAVDGYAVRFADLRASDATVLTVGAVVTAGGSSEGVSVAGSAARIFTGAPMPSEADTVFMQEDVQVLPDGRVSLPLGLKRGANSRDAGEDVAKGSSIVPAGRRLRPQDLALATAVGLRTVKVRRPLRVGVFSTGNELVEPGTPLRPGAIYDSNRILLLALLRRMGVAVRDLGVIRDDPAAVAARLSAAAAEHDVILTSGGVSTGDEDHVKTAVETIGRLVFWRLGIKPGRPVAMGMIDGKPFLGLPGNPVAVYVTLLFVVRPLLARLAGEAYAPPPGFTVRAAFSYRKRAGRREFVRVSLARDADGTWEAWKFQRDGAGMLSSLTETDGLVELEDGRTEVVPGDVVRFHPHGALW; encoded by the coding sequence ATGGCCCAGCTCAGCGACGACTGCTTCGCGTTCGGCGGTCCTCTGATGACCATCGAGGACGCGCACGCCCTGTTCGGCGAGCGGCTGGTAGCGGTCGTCGGTACCGAGGACGTTCCCGTCTCGGACGCCGACGGACGCATCCTGGCCGAGGATTGCGTCGCGCCCATCGACGTCCCGCCATTCCCCAACTCGGCCGTCGACGGATACGCGGTCCGTTTCGCGGACCTGCGCGCCTCCGACGCCACGGTGCTGACGGTCGGGGCGGTCGTCACGGCCGGCGGCTCGTCCGAAGGGGTGTCGGTGGCGGGCTCGGCCGCCCGGATCTTCACCGGGGCCCCGATGCCGTCGGAGGCCGACACCGTCTTCATGCAGGAGGACGTCCAGGTCCTGCCCGACGGCCGGGTGTCCCTGCCGCTCGGGCTGAAGCGGGGCGCCAACAGCCGTGACGCCGGCGAGGACGTGGCGAAGGGCTCGTCGATCGTCCCGGCCGGCCGGCGTCTCCGGCCGCAGGACCTGGCTCTGGCGACCGCGGTCGGCCTGCGCACGGTGAAGGTCCGCCGCCCCCTGCGGGTCGGCGTGTTCTCGACGGGCAACGAGCTCGTCGAGCCGGGGACGCCCCTGAGACCGGGCGCGATCTACGACTCGAACCGCATCCTGCTGCTCGCTCTTCTCCGGCGGATGGGCGTCGCGGTGCGTGACCTCGGCGTCATCCGTGACGACCCGGCGGCGGTCGCCGCGAGGCTCTCGGCGGCGGCTGCCGAGCATGACGTGATCCTCACCTCGGGCGGCGTCTCGACCGGCGACGAGGACCACGTGAAGACCGCCGTCGAGACCATCGGGCGCCTCGTGTTCTGGAGGCTGGGGATCAAGCCGGGACGGCCGGTCGCGATGGGCATGATCGACGGCAAGCCGTTCCTGGGCCTGCCGGGCAACCCGGTCGCCGTCTACGTCACCCTGTTGTTCGTCGTGCGGCCGCTCCTCGCCCGGCTCGCCGGCGAGGCCTACGCGCCGCCGCCCGGATTCACCGTCAGGGCGGCCTTCTCCTATCGGAAGCGCGCGGGCCGCAGGGAGTTCGTCAGGGTCAGCCTCGCCCGGGACGCCGACGGCACCTGGGAAGCCTGGAAGTTCCAGCGCGACGGCGCAGGCATGCTGTCATCGCTCACCGAAACCGACGGCCTCGTGGAGCTGGAGGATGGCCGGACCGAGGTCGTGCCGGGCGACGTCGTTCGGTTCCATCCGCATGGAGCCCTCTGGTAG